In one Halorubrum sp. CBA1229 genomic region, the following are encoded:
- the gatC gene encoding Asp-tRNA(Asn)/Glu-tRNA(Gln) amidotransferase subunit GatC: protein MSDTSESTGDAGADEAGDADASAGSDAATVDAEEVRHVADLARVRLADDEVDEFADQFGDILDYFEALDEVPETEREEELVNVMRPDEVESGLTQAEALSNAEETEDGYFVGPKVS, encoded by the coding sequence ATGAGCGATACGTCCGAGTCGACGGGTGACGCGGGTGCGGACGAGGCGGGCGACGCCGACGCGTCCGCCGGATCCGACGCCGCCACCGTCGACGCCGAGGAAGTCCGTCACGTCGCCGACTTGGCCCGGGTGCGCCTCGCCGACGACGAGGTCGATGAGTTCGCCGACCAGTTCGGCGACATCCTCGACTACTTCGAGGCCCTCGACGAGGTTCCCGAGACCGAGCGCGAGGAGGAGCTCGTCAACGTGATGCGCCCCGACGAGGTCGAGTCGGGACTCACCCAGGCGGAGGCGCTGTCGAACGCCGAGGAGACGGAGGACGGCTACTTCGTCGGGCCGAAGGTGTCGTAG
- a CDS encoding DUF5788 family protein, translated as MDESLREELLERVNSRTATIGASVPDTVTIDGAELDLSEFIVETRAIETVPPAVDRKLASVKATLREERRRRLDRLEGAVDAGEAGNGGASQTGDANRAAVPDALDREAAERLADEIIGIDRALNALETIRHPDFADEHRSATLDGHERWLAFVDEVQ; from the coding sequence ATGGACGAGTCCCTGCGCGAGGAGCTGCTCGAACGCGTCAACAGCCGCACTGCGACGATCGGGGCGTCAGTCCCCGACACGGTCACCATCGACGGCGCCGAGCTCGACCTCTCCGAGTTCATCGTCGAGACGCGCGCCATCGAGACGGTCCCGCCCGCGGTGGACCGGAAGCTGGCGTCGGTGAAAGCGACCCTCCGCGAGGAGCGCCGGCGGCGACTGGACAGGCTTGAGGGGGCTGTGGACGCGGGCGAGGCAGGCAACGGCGGCGCGAGCCAAACGGGCGACGCGAACCGCGCGGCGGTCCCCGACGCCCTCGACCGCGAGGCCGCCGAGCGACTCGCCGACGAGATCATCGGCATCGACCGCGCGCTGAACGCCTTGGAAACCATCCGGCACCCCGACTTCGCCGACGAGCACCGATCCGCCACGCTCGACGGGCACGAGCGCTGGCTGGCGTTCGTCGATGAGGTGCAGTGA
- a CDS encoding universal stress protein, with amino-acid sequence MYDQILYPTDGSTGSEAAAAHVAALASAFDATVHVLHVIDIRGGGLGLSGAFLEEEGQAMSGRSPDEGYIGRHEEGPDPDEIEDELTAQAEELVEASAGSLDGIDLTTAVEMGTPHSEILRYADENDIDLVVMGTHGRTGVERYLLGSVTEKVVRLADPPVVTVRVDEGE; translated from the coding sequence ATGTATGATCAGATACTGTACCCGACGGACGGGAGCACCGGGTCGGAAGCGGCGGCAGCGCACGTGGCGGCACTCGCGTCGGCGTTCGACGCGACCGTCCACGTCCTGCACGTCATCGACATCCGCGGGGGCGGGCTCGGCCTGAGTGGGGCCTTCCTCGAGGAGGAGGGCCAAGCGATGAGCGGGCGGTCGCCCGACGAGGGGTACATCGGGAGGCACGAGGAGGGCCCCGACCCGGACGAGATCGAGGACGAGCTCACCGCGCAGGCGGAGGAGCTCGTCGAGGCCTCGGCCGGATCGCTCGACGGGATCGACCTGACGACCGCCGTCGAGATGGGGACGCCGCACTCGGAGATCCTCCGATACGCCGACGAGAACGACATCGACCTCGTGGTGATGGGGACCCACGGTCGGACCGGCGTCGAGCGTTACCTGCTCGGCAGCGTCACTGAGAAGGTGGTGCGGCTCGCGGACCCGCCGGTGGTGACGGTCCGCGTCGACGAGGGCGAGTGA
- a CDS encoding pyridoxal phosphate-dependent aminotransferase, with product MSHAYDFSERIGRVEPSATLAISNLAAEKEAEGADIVDLSVGEPDFDTPENIVEAGKDALDAGHTGYTSSNGIPELKEAIAAKLRGTGVDADADEVIVTPGGKQALYETFQTLIGEGDEVVLLDPAWVSYEAMAKLAGADLSRVDLSPHGFQLEPALDDLAETVSDDTELLVVNSPSNPTGAVFSETALEGVRDLAVEHDIAVISDEIYERIVYDAEHVSLASLDGMADRTVTINGFSKAFSMTGWRLGYLHATEEFVGQAGKLHSHSVSCAVNFVQHAGVEALENTDESVEEMRRAFADRRDLLVDLFDEHGVDVDVGDGAFYMMLPVDDDDQAWCEAAIEEASVACVPGSAFNAPGHARISYAASEERLREAVDRLVSNDLL from the coding sequence ATGAGCCACGCATACGACTTCTCAGAGCGGATCGGACGCGTAGAGCCCAGCGCGACGCTGGCGATATCGAACCTGGCGGCGGAGAAGGAGGCCGAGGGCGCCGACATCGTCGACCTCTCGGTCGGCGAGCCCGACTTCGACACGCCCGAGAACATCGTCGAGGCCGGCAAGGACGCCCTCGACGCGGGCCACACCGGGTACACCTCCTCGAACGGGATCCCCGAGCTGAAGGAGGCCATCGCGGCGAAGCTCCGCGGCACCGGCGTCGACGCCGACGCCGACGAGGTGATCGTCACCCCCGGCGGCAAGCAGGCGCTGTACGAGACGTTCCAAACGCTGATCGGCGAGGGCGACGAGGTCGTCCTCCTCGATCCGGCGTGGGTCTCCTACGAGGCGATGGCGAAGCTCGCCGGCGCGGACCTCTCCCGCGTCGACCTGTCGCCCCACGGGTTCCAGCTGGAGCCCGCCCTCGACGACCTCGCCGAGACGGTCTCGGACGACACCGAGCTGCTCGTCGTCAACTCCCCCTCGAACCCGACGGGCGCGGTGTTCTCCGAGACCGCGCTGGAGGGGGTCCGCGACCTCGCGGTCGAGCACGACATCGCCGTCATCTCCGACGAGATCTACGAGCGCATCGTCTACGACGCCGAGCACGTCTCGCTCGCGAGCCTCGACGGGATGGCCGACCGCACGGTCACGATCAACGGCTTCTCGAAGGCGTTCTCGATGACCGGCTGGCGGCTCGGCTACCTCCACGCGACCGAGGAGTTCGTCGGGCAGGCCGGGAAGCTCCACTCGCACTCCGTCTCCTGCGCGGTCAACTTCGTCCAGCACGCGGGCGTCGAGGCGCTGGAGAACACCGACGAGTCCGTCGAGGAGATGCGGCGGGCGTTCGCCGACCGCCGCGACCTCCTCGTCGACCTGTTCGACGAGCACGGGGTCGACGTCGACGTCGGCGACGGCGCCTTCTACATGATGCTCCCCGTCGACGACGACGACCAGGCGTGGTGCGAGGCCGCCATCGAGGAGGCGTCCGTCGCGTGCGTCCCGGGCAGCGCGTTCAACGCCCCCGGCCACGCTCGGATCTCCTACGCCGCGAGCGAGGAGCGCCTGCGCGAGGCCGTCGACCGGCTCGTCTCGAACGACCTCTTATAA
- the ribH gene encoding 6,7-dimethyl-8-ribityllumazine synthase, which yields MVSLGLVVARFNDSVTEPMAEAAREAAADRDAVIVDEVSVPGAYDSPLAADRLARRDDVDAVAVVGAIVTGDTDHDHVIASATAEQLTRVSLDRDTPVTFGVSGPGMSGAEARERIDKGAEAAEAAIDLAEELE from the coding sequence ATGGTCTCGCTGGGACTGGTGGTGGCGCGGTTCAACGACTCCGTCACGGAGCCGATGGCCGAGGCCGCCCGCGAGGCGGCCGCCGACCGCGACGCCGTCATCGTCGACGAAGTGAGCGTGCCGGGGGCGTACGACAGCCCGCTGGCCGCCGACCGGCTCGCGCGTCGCGACGACGTCGACGCCGTGGCGGTCGTCGGCGCCATCGTCACCGGCGACACCGACCACGACCACGTCATCGCGAGCGCGACCGCCGAACAGCTCACGCGCGTGAGCCTGGACCGCGACACCCCCGTCACGTTCGGCGTGAGCGGCCCCGGGATGTCCGGCGCGGAGGCGCGCGAGCGGATCGATAAGGGCGCGGAGGCGGCCGAGGCCGCGATCGACCTCGCGGAGGAGCTCGAATGA
- the msrA gene encoding peptide-methionine (S)-S-oxide reductase MsrA: protein MSDQLETATLGGGCFWCTEAALEQLAGVESVTSGYAGGHVDDPTYKQVCSGNTGHAEVVQVEFDPDVIAYDEVLEAFFEIHDPTQLNRQGPDVGSQYRSIVLYHGEAQREAAAAYIEALDEEYDDDVVTELDRLETFYRAEERHQDYFAKNPDDAYCTFHAKPKMEKVREKFEAKVAK, encoded by the coding sequence ATGTCCGATCAGCTCGAAACCGCGACGCTCGGCGGCGGGTGCTTCTGGTGTACCGAGGCGGCCCTCGAACAGCTCGCCGGCGTCGAGTCGGTCACCTCCGGCTACGCGGGCGGCCACGTCGACGATCCCACGTACAAACAGGTCTGCTCCGGCAACACCGGCCACGCCGAGGTCGTGCAGGTCGAGTTCGACCCGGATGTCATCGCCTACGACGAGGTGCTGGAGGCGTTCTTTGAGATCCACGACCCCACCCAGCTCAACCGCCAGGGCCCCGACGTGGGGAGCCAGTACCGCTCGATCGTCCTCTACCACGGCGAGGCCCAGCGCGAGGCCGCCGCGGCCTACATCGAGGCGCTCGACGAGGAGTACGACGACGACGTGGTAACAGAGCTCGACCGGCTGGAGACGTTCTACCGGGCCGAGGAGCGCCATCAGGACTACTTCGCGAAGAACCCGGACGACGCTTACTGCACCTTCCACGCCAAGCCGAAGATGGAGAAAGTGCGCGAGAAGTTCGAGGCGAAGGTCGCGAAGTAG
- a CDS encoding M20/M25/M40 family metallo-hydrolase codes for MDELADLTEELVAIPSHEDETDAGDAIEEWLRAETDAQVERDAVGNVIAYKGSTDDPDADTLAFVGHHDVVPPAERQTTGDGNAGEYVVERRDGRIYGRGAADMKGAVAACLLAFRDAEPPAGRELAVASFVGEEVGGTGARHAIEAGFAPDRAVVAEGSTDYSKPGVTDVVVAHKGRRASTLVAHGTAAHASEPERGENAIYRASDAIDVVRDLDAPAATVFGESVAGSLAVTIVEGGETWNVIPERCEVTIDERTVPGDRADLARAAEAVPGVEWEIEQDLPPMACGDDAFAEATLAVARDVHDDLGLDAPEHVVKPHATDAGWLAEAGTDPLVCGASEPGEAHTDTESVGIDVLDRCYRIYTGVAERSF; via the coding sequence ATGGACGAACTCGCGGACCTGACCGAAGAGCTGGTCGCCATCCCCTCCCACGAGGACGAGACCGACGCCGGCGACGCGATCGAGGAGTGGCTCCGCGCGGAGACCGACGCGCAGGTCGAGCGCGACGCGGTCGGTAACGTGATCGCTTATAAAGGCTCAACCGACGATCCCGACGCCGACACCCTCGCCTTCGTCGGCCACCACGACGTGGTCCCGCCGGCCGAGCGCCAGACGACCGGCGACGGCAACGCGGGCGAGTACGTCGTCGAGCGCCGCGACGGCCGAATTTACGGCCGGGGCGCGGCCGACATGAAAGGCGCGGTGGCGGCCTGCCTGCTCGCGTTCCGGGACGCCGAGCCACCGGCCGGCCGCGAGCTGGCGGTCGCGTCGTTCGTCGGCGAGGAGGTCGGCGGGACCGGCGCGCGCCACGCGATCGAGGCGGGGTTCGCCCCCGACCGCGCGGTCGTCGCCGAGGGGTCGACGGACTACTCGAAGCCGGGCGTCACCGACGTCGTCGTCGCGCACAAGGGGCGCCGGGCCTCGACGCTCGTCGCGCACGGGACCGCGGCGCACGCCTCCGAGCCCGAGCGCGGCGAGAACGCGATCTACCGCGCTAGCGACGCGATCGACGTCGTCCGCGACCTCGACGCCCCGGCGGCGACCGTCTTCGGCGAGTCCGTGGCCGGGTCGCTCGCGGTCACGATCGTCGAGGGCGGCGAGACGTGGAACGTGATCCCGGAGCGCTGCGAGGTGACGATCGACGAGCGAACGGTGCCGGGCGACCGCGCCGACCTCGCCCGCGCCGCCGAGGCGGTCCCGGGCGTCGAGTGGGAGATCGAGCAGGACCTCCCGCCGATGGCCTGCGGCGACGACGCGTTCGCGGAGGCGACGCTCGCGGTCGCCCGCGACGTCCACGACGACCTGGGGCTCGATGCGCCGGAACACGTCGTCAAGCCGCACGCGACCGACGCGGGCTGGCTCGCCGAGGCGGGCACCGACCCCCTCGTCTGCGGGGCCTCCGAGCCGGGCGAGGCGCACACCGATACCGAGAGCGTCGGGATCGACGTCCTCGACCGCTGTTACCGCATCTATACGGGCGTCGCCGAGCGGTCGTTCTGA
- a CDS encoding 50S ribosomal protein L39e: MGDKSKAQKKRLAKAERQNTRVPAWVMMKTDMNVTRNPKRRNWRRNDLDE; the protein is encoded by the coding sequence ATGGGAGACAAATCGAAGGCTCAAAAGAAGCGTCTGGCGAAGGCGGAGCGCCAGAACACCCGCGTCCCCGCGTGGGTCATGATGAAGACGGACATGAACGTGACGCGAAACCCCAAGCGGCGCAACTGGCGCCGGAACGACCTGGACGAATAA
- a CDS encoding 50S ribosomal protein L31e, whose protein sequence is MSTSDFEERVVTVPLRDANDKPVQERADFAMRIVREHLAQHFSVDEDDVVIDTSVNEAVWANGRENPPSKIRVRAARFVEDGEPVVEAEYAE, encoded by the coding sequence ATGAGCACCAGCGACTTCGAGGAGCGCGTCGTCACCGTCCCGCTCCGCGACGCCAACGACAAGCCGGTACAGGAGCGCGCCGACTTCGCGATGCGGATCGTCCGCGAGCACCTCGCGCAGCACTTCTCCGTCGACGAGGACGACGTCGTCATCGACACCTCGGTCAACGAGGCCGTCTGGGCGAACGGGCGCGAGAACCCGCCGAGCAAGATCCGCGTCCGCGCGGCTCGGTTCGTCGAGGACGGCGAGCCCGTCGTCGAAGCCGAGTACGCCGAGTAA
- a CDS encoding translation initiation factor IF-6, with translation MLRATFTGSSYVGVFARAIDDLLLVRPDVDEELAESLGEELGAEPLLTTVGGANTVGSLATGNENGILVSARATEREKTRIAEAADREVGELPGEINAAGNVVLANDYGAYVHPDLPRESIVTIRDTLGVPVERGDLGDVRTVGTAAVANDTGVLCHPKSTESELQAVEEALDVRADLGTVNYGAPLVGSGLVATDEGYVVGEDTTGPELGRIEETLGFID, from the coding sequence GTGTTACGGGCGACCTTCACCGGCTCGTCGTACGTGGGCGTGTTCGCCCGCGCGATCGACGACCTCCTGTTGGTCCGGCCGGACGTCGACGAGGAGCTCGCCGAGTCGCTCGGCGAGGAGCTGGGCGCGGAGCCCCTCCTCACGACGGTCGGCGGCGCCAACACCGTCGGCTCTCTCGCGACGGGCAACGAGAACGGCATTCTCGTTTCCGCGCGGGCGACCGAACGGGAGAAAACGCGGATCGCCGAGGCCGCCGACCGCGAGGTGGGCGAGCTCCCCGGCGAGATCAACGCGGCCGGCAACGTCGTCCTCGCGAACGACTACGGCGCCTACGTCCACCCGGATCTCCCGCGCGAGTCGATCGTGACGATCAGGGATACTCTCGGCGTCCCCGTGGAACGCGGCGACCTCGGCGACGTCCGCACGGTCGGGACGGCGGCGGTCGCCAACGACACGGGCGTGCTCTGTCACCCCAAGTCGACCGAGTCGGAACTGCAGGCGGTCGAGGAGGCGCTCGACGTGCGCGCCGACCTCGGCACGGTCAACTACGGCGCGCCGCTCGTCGGCTCCGGGCTCGTGGCCACCGACGAGGGGTACGTCGTCGGCGAGGACACCACCGGTCCCGAGCTGGGCCGGATCGAGGAGACGCTCGGTTTCATCGACTGA
- the rpl18a gene encoding 50S ribosomal protein L18Ae — MSTYTVSGRFQSRGDFQPFTKEVEAENEDLARERIYTTVGSQHNRKRTQIEIEEVSAA; from the coding sequence ATGAGTACCTACACGGTGAGTGGACGGTTCCAGAGTCGAGGCGACTTCCAGCCGTTCACGAAGGAGGTCGAGGCCGAGAACGAGGATCTCGCCCGCGAGCGCATCTACACCACGGTCGGGAGCCAGCACAACCGGAAGCGCACCCAGATCGAGATCGAGGAGGTGTCCGCGGCATGA
- the pfdA gene encoding prefoldin subunit alpha, with protein MGGGQQQLQQLSQELQALDEEIETLEEEIADYREEQSDIDDAVEAIETLDTGSTVQVPLGGGAYVRAEVQDIDEIIVSLGGNYSAEQSEGDAIDVLRRKQEALDDRIEETEEEVDELESESEELEQQAQQMQQQMQQQQMQQMQQGEGGEE; from the coding sequence ATGGGCGGCGGACAACAGCAGCTCCAGCAGCTCTCCCAGGAGCTGCAGGCGCTCGACGAGGAGATCGAGACCCTCGAAGAAGAGATCGCCGACTACCGCGAGGAGCAGTCCGACATCGACGACGCGGTCGAAGCCATCGAGACCCTCGACACGGGCTCGACAGTGCAGGTCCCGCTCGGCGGCGGCGCCTACGTCCGCGCCGAGGTCCAGGACATCGACGAGATCATCGTCTCGCTCGGCGGCAACTACTCCGCCGAGCAGAGCGAGGGCGACGCCATCGACGTGCTCCGGCGCAAGCAGGAGGCGCTCGACGACCGCATCGAGGAGACGGAAGAAGAGGTCGACGAGCTCGAGTCCGAGAGCGAGGAGCTCGAACAGCAGGCCCAGCAGATGCAACAGCAGATGCAGCAACAGCAGATGCAGCAGATGCAGCAGGGCGAAGGCGGCGAGGAGTAA
- the ftsY gene encoding signal recognition particle-docking protein FtsY, with the protein MFDGLKDKLSGFRKDVEESTDVEEPAEGDEPDADETPASDGAVTEAADVGESAGEGAAVSAAATDAGDGDADDDADGSDDEPSTFQRAKAFATGRIIIEEEDLEEPLWNLEMALLESDVEMSVAEQILDTVREKMLGESRKQVETTGELVESALHDALLDVIAVGQFDFEERIAEADKPVTIVFTGVNGVGKTTSIAKLSEWLADRGYSSVLANGDTYRAGANEQIAEHADRLDRELISHDQGGDPAAVIYDGVEYAAANDVDVVLGDTAGRLHTSDDLMAQLEKIDRVVDPDMTLFVDEAVAGQDAVNRAKEFNDAAEIDGAILTKADADSSGGAAISVAYVTGKPILFLGTGQGYDDLTLFDPEELVESLLDEE; encoded by the coding sequence GTGTTCGACGGACTGAAAGACAAGCTCTCGGGGTTCCGGAAGGACGTCGAGGAGAGCACCGACGTCGAGGAGCCCGCTGAGGGCGACGAGCCGGACGCCGACGAGACGCCCGCGAGCGACGGCGCCGTAACGGAAGCCGCCGACGTCGGGGAGAGCGCCGGGGAAGGCGCCGCGGTGTCCGCCGCCGCGACTGACGCGGGAGACGGCGACGCGGACGACGACGCTGACGGGTCCGACGACGAACCCAGCACCTTCCAGCGCGCGAAGGCGTTCGCGACCGGCCGGATCATCATCGAGGAGGAGGACTTAGAGGAGCCGCTGTGGAACCTCGAAATGGCCCTCCTCGAGAGCGACGTGGAGATGAGTGTCGCCGAGCAGATCCTCGACACCGTCCGCGAGAAGATGCTCGGGGAGTCGCGCAAGCAGGTCGAGACGACCGGCGAGCTCGTCGAGTCGGCGCTCCACGACGCGCTCCTCGACGTGATCGCCGTCGGGCAGTTCGACTTCGAGGAGCGGATCGCCGAGGCCGACAAGCCCGTCACCATCGTCTTCACCGGCGTCAACGGCGTCGGGAAGACGACGAGCATCGCGAAGCTCTCCGAGTGGCTCGCCGACCGCGGCTACTCCTCCGTCCTCGCGAACGGCGACACCTACCGGGCCGGCGCGAACGAGCAGATCGCGGAGCACGCCGACCGGCTCGACCGGGAGCTCATCTCCCACGACCAGGGCGGCGACCCCGCGGCCGTCATCTACGACGGCGTGGAGTACGCCGCCGCCAACGACGTCGACGTCGTGCTCGGCGACACGGCCGGCCGGCTCCACACGAGCGACGACCTGATGGCGCAACTGGAGAAGATCGACCGCGTCGTCGACCCGGACATGACGCTGTTCGTCGACGAGGCGGTCGCGGGCCAGGACGCCGTGAACCGCGCGAAGGAGTTCAACGACGCCGCCGAGATCGACGGCGCCATCCTGACGAAGGCCGACGCCGATTCCTCGGGCGGCGCCGCCATCTCGGTGGCGTACGTCACCGGGAAGCCGATCCTCTTTTTAGGTACCGGACAGGGATACGACGACCTCACCCTGTTCGACCCCGAGGAGCTCGTCGAGAGCCTGCTCGACGAGGAGTGA
- a CDS encoding long-chain-fatty-acid--CoA ligase: MRKPLLTTDFLDRARRHYADEEAVLATDGTRYTYAELGERADRFSAALQSRGIEKGDRVAVLDPNTHYHLEAAYGAMQVGAIHTPLNYRLTPDDFAYMLSDAGVDAIYADAEYADRIEAVRDEVPTETFLTNDADAVAGEWESFDEALAAADPDAYERPEMDEDEVITINYTSGTTGDPKGVCRTHRAETLHAYLISIHQEIADDDVYLWTLPMFHVNGWGHIYAITGMGARHICTRGVDVAEAFERIREEDVSYFCAAPTVLNMLGDHHAEHGGATAGDNDVRVATAGAAPPEATIRTVEEEFGWDLKHVYGATETGPLITTSDAKRHFDADSPDRFAVKKTQGIGYLGTDVRVVDEDGEDVPPDGETIGEIVVRGNQVMDRYWNKPEATEQAFTERLEGYYHMGDLAVVDEDGFVSIQDRKKDIIISGGENISSIELEDTLFEHDVVSDVAVIPAPDERWGETPKAFVVPESGDPDDAGATSEELKTFVRERVADYKTPGEVEFVAELPTTATGKIQKYELREREWDEEERMVGEG; this comes from the coding sequence ATGCGAAAACCGCTACTGACGACGGACTTCTTGGACCGGGCGCGACGGCACTACGCCGACGAGGAGGCCGTCCTCGCGACCGACGGCACCCGGTACACCTACGCTGAGCTCGGCGAGCGCGCGGACCGGTTCTCCGCCGCCCTCCAATCCCGCGGGATCGAGAAGGGCGACCGCGTCGCGGTGTTGGACCCGAACACGCACTACCACCTGGAGGCCGCCTACGGCGCGATGCAGGTGGGCGCGATCCACACCCCGCTGAACTACCGGCTCACGCCGGACGACTTCGCGTACATGCTCTCCGACGCCGGCGTCGACGCGATCTACGCCGACGCCGAGTACGCCGACCGGATCGAGGCCGTCCGCGACGAGGTGCCGACGGAGACCTTCCTCACGAACGACGCCGACGCGGTCGCGGGCGAGTGGGAGTCGTTCGACGAGGCGCTCGCGGCCGCGGACCCCGACGCCTACGAGCGCCCGGAGATGGACGAGGACGAGGTGATCACGATCAACTACACCTCGGGGACGACCGGCGACCCGAAGGGGGTTTGCCGGACGCACCGTGCCGAGACGCTCCACGCGTACCTGATCTCGATCCACCAGGAAATCGCCGATGACGACGTCTACCTCTGGACGCTCCCGATGTTCCACGTCAACGGTTGGGGACACATCTACGCGATCACGGGCATGGGCGCCCGGCACATCTGCACTCGCGGGGTCGACGTCGCCGAGGCGTTCGAGCGGATCCGCGAGGAGGACGTCTCCTACTTCTGTGCGGCGCCGACCGTGCTCAACATGCTCGGCGATCACCACGCCGAACACGGGGGCGCGACGGCCGGCGACAACGACGTGCGGGTCGCGACCGCCGGCGCGGCCCCGCCGGAGGCGACGATCCGCACCGTCGAGGAGGAGTTCGGCTGGGACCTCAAACACGTGTACGGCGCGACCGAGACCGGGCCCCTGATCACCACCTCTGACGCGAAGCGACACTTCGACGCGGACTCGCCAGACCGGTTCGCGGTGAAGAAGACGCAGGGGATCGGCTACCTCGGGACCGACGTGCGCGTCGTCGACGAGGACGGCGAGGACGTGCCCCCGGACGGCGAGACGATCGGCGAGATCGTCGTCCGCGGCAACCAGGTGATGGACCGCTACTGGAACAAGCCCGAGGCCACCGAGCAGGCGTTCACCGAGCGCTTGGAGGGATACTACCACATGGGCGACCTGGCCGTCGTCGACGAGGACGGCTTCGTCTCGATCCAGGACCGCAAGAAGGACATCATCATCTCCGGCGGCGAGAACATCTCCTCGATCGAGTTGGAGGACACCCTCTTCGAGCACGACGTCGTCTCCGACGTGGCCGTCATCCCCGCACCCGACGAGCGGTGGGGCGAGACCCCCAAGGCGTTCGTCGTCCCGGAGAGCGGCGACCCCGACGACGCTGGCGCGACGTCCGAAGAGCTCAAGACGTTCGTGCGTGAGCGCGTCGCCGACTACAAGACGCCTGGCGAGGTGGAGTTCGTCGCCGAGCTCCCGACGACGGCGACGGGGAAGATCCAGAAGTACGAGCTGCGCGAGCGGGAGTGGGACGAGGAAGAGCGGATGGTCGGCGAGGGGTAG
- a CDS encoding translation initiation factor IF-2 subunit beta, which translates to MDYESSLDRAMEEVPDLGGSDERLSVPDPETQKDGAFTRLTNLSEIADALSRDPEHVHSKIQQELGTAGQYESGRARYSGNFRERDFQAAIDSYIESYVTCSECGLPDTRLETENRTPMLRCEACGAFRPVAKQNTSNTQRQEEAIESGKTYELEIVGTGRKGDGVAEVGEYTVFVPGAQEGETVKAYIKNVSGNLAFARREN; encoded by the coding sequence ATGGATTACGAATCGAGCCTCGACCGCGCGATGGAGGAGGTACCGGACCTCGGCGGCTCCGACGAGCGGCTGTCGGTGCCCGACCCGGAGACGCAGAAGGACGGCGCGTTCACCCGACTGACGAACCTCTCGGAGATCGCCGACGCCCTGAGCCGCGACCCCGAGCACGTCCACTCGAAGATCCAGCAGGAGCTCGGGACCGCCGGCCAGTACGAGTCGGGCCGCGCCCGCTACAGCGGCAACTTCCGCGAGCGCGACTTCCAGGCCGCGATCGACTCGTACATCGAGTCGTACGTCACCTGCTCGGAGTGCGGCCTCCCCGACACCCGGCTGGAGACCGAGAACCGCACGCCGATGCTCCGGTGTGAGGCGTGCGGGGCCTTCCGACCGGTCGCGAAGCAGAACACCTCGAACACCCAGCGGCAGGAGGAGGCCATCGAGTCGGGCAAGACGTACGAGCTCGAGATCGTCGGCACCGGCCGCAAGGGCGACGGCGTCGCCGAGGTCGGCGAGTACACCGTCTTCGTCCCCGGCGCGCAGGAGGGCGAGACCGTCAAGGCGTACATCAAGAACGTCTCCGGCAACCTCGCGTTCGCCCGCCGCGAGAACTGA